The following are encoded in a window of Halosolutus halophilus genomic DNA:
- a CDS encoding enoyl-CoA hydratase/isomerase family protein, which produces MNVDSDDGVLRITFDRPGVLNALTTDTAATLADTIEDASPEAYHAIVVTGEGDAFSAGGDIEAMAEEPAPPMESYDEVTETFGRVVEAMLECPVPIVAKVNGDAVGAGLAIVALSDVAYAAADATFSCAFVRVGLIPDTGGTFMLPHIVGLRAAKKLAFTGEFFDADRAADLDLINESVPADELDDRVADTVDRLGRRPTDVIGLMKQAMHENMSRHWDEALDYENLLQVQARSSDSHEEGVSAFLEGRDPEFNQ; this is translated from the coding sequence ATGAACGTCGACAGCGACGACGGAGTGCTACGAATCACGTTCGATCGCCCTGGCGTCCTCAACGCGCTCACGACCGACACGGCGGCGACGCTCGCCGATACGATCGAGGACGCTTCGCCCGAGGCGTATCACGCGATCGTCGTGACGGGCGAAGGCGACGCGTTCAGCGCCGGCGGCGACATCGAGGCGATGGCGGAGGAACCCGCACCCCCCATGGAGTCGTACGACGAGGTCACCGAGACCTTCGGCCGCGTGGTCGAGGCGATGCTCGAGTGTCCAGTCCCGATCGTCGCGAAAGTAAACGGTGACGCCGTCGGCGCCGGACTGGCGATCGTCGCCCTCTCGGACGTCGCCTACGCCGCCGCGGACGCCACGTTCTCCTGTGCGTTCGTTCGCGTCGGCCTCATTCCGGACACCGGCGGGACCTTCATGCTCCCCCACATCGTCGGGCTCCGGGCCGCGAAGAAACTCGCGTTCACCGGCGAGTTCTTCGACGCCGATCGGGCGGCCGACCTCGACCTGATCAACGAGTCGGTCCCGGCCGACGAACTCGACGACCGGGTCGCGGACACCGTCGATCGGCTCGGCCGTCGTCCCACAGATGTCATCGGGCTGATGAAACAGGCGATGCACGAGAACATGAGTCGCCACTGGGACGAAGCGCTCGATTACGAGAACCTGTTGCAGGTCCAGGCGCGCAGTTCCGATTCCCACGAGGAGGGCGTCAGCGCCTTCCTCGAGGGGCGCGATCCGGAGTTCAACCAGTGA
- a CDS encoding DUF7344 domain-containing protein: protein MINDMLTIIANDYRRCTLIALLDRASETEETTHLPEDVAIAGANHDARLVELRHCHLPMLVESDLIEWDRKRNEIATGDRFADVEPLLELLLDHREGLPDEWTVVPPLR, encoded by the coding sequence ATGATCAACGACATGCTTACCATCATCGCGAACGACTATCGTCGCTGCACGTTGATCGCTCTCCTGGACCGGGCCTCCGAGACGGAGGAGACGACTCACCTCCCGGAAGATGTCGCGATCGCCGGAGCGAATCACGACGCCCGACTCGTCGAGTTACGTCACTGCCACCTCCCCATGCTGGTCGAGAGCGACCTGATCGAGTGGGATCGAAAACGCAACGAAATCGCCACGGGGGACAGATTCGCCGACGTCGAACCGTTGCTCGAACTGTTGCTCGACCATCGCGAGGGGTTGCCCGACGAGTGGACCGTCGTTCCACCGCTCAGATAA
- a CDS encoding methionine adenosyltransferase: protein MSERNIRVEPIDRQAVEDQEVEIVERKGIGHPDSICDGVAESVARALASEYLDRVGEVLHFNTDETQLVAGEAAPAFGGGEVVDPIYLLIVGRATKHYEGHTIPTETIALRAAREYLEETIPQLEVGEDIVVDVKLGEGSGDLQEVFGEDGEASDADASESAGGDEPSGPVSVPMANDTSFGVGHAPLTETEQIVLEAERRLNGEFAGENPYLGPDVKIMGKREGDRIDVTVAAAMIDEYVADLDAYADAVESVREFVANVASEHTDREVEVHVNTADDYEEGSIYLTVTGTSAEQGDDGSVGRGNRANGLITPNRSMSMEATSGKNPVNHIGKIYNLLSTQIAEEVVADVDGIRDLRVRLLSQIGRPIDRPHVADVHVVTDDDVALSDVESEIEAIVDRELADVTGITRRVIDDELSTF, encoded by the coding sequence ATGAGCGAGCGGAACATCCGGGTCGAACCGATCGACCGGCAGGCAGTAGAGGACCAGGAGGTCGAAATCGTCGAGCGAAAGGGGATCGGTCACCCCGACTCCATCTGCGACGGGGTCGCCGAGAGCGTCGCCAGGGCGCTCGCGAGCGAGTACCTCGATCGCGTCGGCGAGGTGTTGCACTTCAACACCGACGAGACCCAGCTCGTCGCGGGAGAGGCGGCACCCGCGTTCGGCGGCGGCGAGGTCGTCGATCCGATCTACCTGCTGATCGTCGGCCGCGCGACCAAACACTACGAGGGCCACACGATTCCGACGGAGACGATCGCGCTCCGGGCCGCACGCGAATATCTCGAGGAGACGATTCCCCAGCTCGAGGTCGGCGAGGACATCGTCGTCGACGTCAAGCTCGGCGAGGGAAGCGGAGATCTGCAGGAGGTCTTCGGGGAAGACGGGGAGGCGTCCGACGCGGACGCCTCGGAATCGGCGGGCGGCGACGAGCCGTCCGGCCCGGTCAGCGTCCCGATGGCCAACGACACGAGTTTCGGCGTCGGCCACGCGCCGCTGACCGAGACCGAACAGATCGTTCTCGAGGCCGAGCGGCGGCTGAACGGCGAATTTGCCGGCGAAAACCCCTATCTCGGCCCGGACGTGAAGATCATGGGGAAACGCGAGGGAGACCGGATCGACGTCACCGTCGCGGCCGCGATGATCGACGAGTACGTCGCCGACCTCGACGCGTACGCCGACGCCGTCGAGTCCGTCCGGGAGTTCGTCGCGAACGTCGCGAGCGAGCACACCGATCGCGAGGTCGAGGTCCACGTCAACACCGCCGACGACTACGAGGAGGGCTCGATCTACCTCACCGTCACCGGCACCTCCGCCGAGCAGGGCGACGACGGCTCAGTCGGCCGCGGCAATCGCGCGAACGGGCTCATCACGCCCAACCGATCGATGTCGATGGAGGCCACCAGCGGCAAGAACCCGGTCAACCACATCGGGAAGATCTACAACCTCCTCTCGACCCAGATCGCCGAGGAGGTCGTCGCCGACGTCGACGGGATCCGCGATCTCCGCGTCCGCCTGCTCTCGCAGATCGGCCGCCCGATCGACCGGCCACACGTCGCCGACGTCCACGTCGTGACCGACGACGACGTCGCCCTCTCGGACGTCGAGAGCGAGATCGAGGCGATCGTCGATCGCGAACTGGCGGACGTCACGGGGATCACTCGCCGCGTGATCGACGACGAACTCTCGACGTTCTGA
- the pyrB gene encoding aspartate carbamoyltransferase has translation MRHDHLITSKQLSRADIEAILDHAAEIDADPSAVADRHADKLLGLLFFEPSTRTKMSFETAMKRLGGDVVDMGSVESSSVKKGETLADTVRVIEGYTDALVLRHPKQGAAAMASEFVDVPLLNAGDGAGHHPTQTMLDLYTIRENAGLDDLTIGIMGDLKYGRTVHSLAYALSNFDARQHFVSPESLQLPREVVYDLHQQEGAQVREHESIDDVLPSLDVLYVTRIQRERFPDENEYQKVAGEYQIDMDTLDAASDDLTVMHPLPRVDEIAPDVDETDHAAYFEQAHNGVPVRMALLDRLLSEGGDGDE, from the coding sequence ATGCGCCACGATCACCTCATCACGAGCAAACAACTCTCGCGGGCGGACATCGAGGCGATCCTCGATCACGCGGCCGAGATCGACGCCGATCCGTCGGCCGTCGCCGACCGCCACGCGGACAAACTGCTCGGATTGCTCTTTTTCGAGCCCAGCACGCGGACGAAGATGAGCTTCGAGACCGCGATGAAACGCCTCGGTGGCGACGTGGTCGACATGGGCTCGGTGGAGTCCTCGAGCGTCAAGAAGGGGGAAACGCTCGCCGACACGGTGCGGGTCATCGAGGGGTACACCGACGCGCTCGTCCTGCGTCACCCGAAACAGGGTGCCGCGGCGATGGCCAGCGAGTTCGTCGACGTGCCCTTGCTCAACGCCGGCGACGGGGCCGGTCACCACCCGACTCAGACGATGCTGGATCTCTACACGATCCGGGAGAACGCGGGCCTGGACGACCTGACGATCGGAATCATGGGCGATCTGAAGTACGGGCGAACCGTCCACTCGCTGGCCTACGCGCTGTCGAACTTCGACGCGCGCCAGCACTTCGTCAGTCCGGAGAGCCTGCAACTCCCGCGGGAGGTCGTCTACGACCTCCACCAGCAGGAGGGTGCCCAGGTACGCGAACACGAGTCGATCGACGACGTGCTACCGTCGCTGGACGTGCTCTACGTCACCCGAATTCAGCGCGAGCGGTTCCCGGACGAGAACGAGTACCAGAAAGTCGCGGGCGAGTATCAGATCGATATGGATACGCTCGACGCCGCGAGCGACGACCTGACGGTGATGCACCCGCTGCCCCGCGTCGACGAAATCGCGCCCGACGTCGACGAGACCGACCACGCGGCTTACTTCGAACAGGCGCACAACGGCGTCCCGGTCCGGATGGCGCTGCTCGATCGGCTCCTCAGCGAAGGGGGTGACGGCGATGAGTGA
- a CDS encoding ABC transporter permease: MTGRTPSGDGDRDPGLSRSRDSTGGATGSRNVTSRRPRSRGTPSGESGHTSRVGAALDRVTSPRAVPVLLGTVLLAYFVVPFVAFFGQVRSVDVVGGLAEPSTQEAIRTSLVTAPIATVISTVFGVPLAYVLSRGTFRGKRLVEAAVLLPLVVPPIVGGVMLLTVLGRYAPIGAAAAAFGIPLTGSRAGVILAQTFVAAPFLVVSARAGFDGVDERLEEAARTLGYGPVETAWSVSLPLARNAIAAGMVLTFVRAIGEFGATMMVAYNPRTMPTRIEVLRISQGLDAIVPIALALLAIALVVGCLVQFLGTPSR, translated from the coding sequence ATGACCGGTAGAACCCCATCCGGCGACGGCGATCGCGATCCCGGTCTGTCGCGCTCCCGTGACTCGACCGGTGGTGCCACTGGGTCTCGTAACGTGACCAGCAGGCGCCCTCGGTCCCGTGGCACTCCCAGCGGCGAGAGCGGCCACACGAGTCGGGTCGGGGCCGCGCTCGATCGCGTCACGAGCCCACGCGCCGTGCCCGTGCTGCTCGGGACGGTCCTGCTCGCGTACTTCGTGGTCCCGTTCGTCGCCTTCTTCGGCCAGGTGCGATCGGTCGACGTCGTCGGCGGACTCGCGGAGCCGTCGACACAGGAGGCCATCAGGACCTCGCTCGTGACCGCACCGATCGCGACGGTCATCTCGACGGTCTTCGGCGTCCCGCTCGCCTACGTCCTCTCGCGTGGCACCTTTCGGGGCAAACGGCTGGTCGAAGCCGCCGTCCTGTTGCCGCTCGTGGTCCCGCCGATCGTCGGTGGGGTCATGTTGCTGACCGTCCTCGGCCGGTACGCGCCGATCGGGGCGGCGGCCGCCGCGTTCGGGATCCCACTGACCGGGAGCCGGGCCGGCGTGATACTCGCCCAGACCTTCGTCGCCGCGCCGTTTCTCGTGGTCAGCGCGCGGGCTGGCTTCGACGGCGTCGACGAACGTCTCGAGGAGGCCGCCCGGACGCTGGGCTACGGCCCGGTCGAGACGGCGTGGTCCGTCTCGTTGCCGCTCGCTCGAAACGCCATCGCTGCCGGGATGGTCCTGACGTTCGTCCGCGCCATCGGCGAGTTCGGGGCGACGATGATGGTCGCCTACAACCCGCGAACGATGCCGACGCGGATCGAAGTGTTGCGGATCTCGCAGGGCCTCGACGCGATCGTGCCGATCGCGCTGGCGTTGCTCGCGATTGCGCTGGTCGTCGGCTGCCTCGTCCAGTTCCTCGGAACGCCCAGCCGGTAG
- a CDS encoding FKBP-type peptidyl-prolyl cis-trans isomerase produces MTEDQEAELEEQADDVEADEAGAEGLQEGDFVKIEYTAYTADGDQLVDTTDPEVAEEEGVDDQGQEFKPRTIVLGEGHIFEDVEEAVIGSGAGDSGTVTIDAEDAFGEYDPDDVQTVSAEKIDEDDRYPGANVQIDGQQGYISTIIGGRARVDFNHPLAGEDVEYTYTIVEEVDDREQQAAGLFEMYLGMEPELWIETDEVEEEVPVEPDEDEDEDDEPAEPEFETEVVEKETLYLEATPQMTMNQQWMMGKQQIGQDVIDKVGVDRVIVQEIIDGMGGMGMGGMMGGMGGMGGGDIEDALEDADVDADEIVEELEGAEE; encoded by the coding sequence ATGACCGAGGATCAGGAGGCCGAGCTCGAGGAGCAGGCCGATGACGTTGAAGCGGACGAAGCGGGAGCCGAGGGGCTTCAGGAAGGCGACTTCGTCAAGATCGAGTACACCGCCTACACCGCGGACGGCGACCAGCTGGTCGACACGACCGACCCGGAGGTCGCCGAGGAGGAGGGCGTCGACGACCAGGGCCAGGAGTTCAAGCCCCGAACCATCGTGCTCGGAGAGGGCCACATCTTCGAGGACGTCGAAGAAGCCGTCATCGGGAGCGGGGCCGGCGACTCCGGCACCGTGACGATCGACGCCGAGGACGCCTTCGGCGAGTACGACCCCGACGACGTCCAGACCGTCAGCGCCGAGAAGATCGACGAAGACGATCGCTACCCCGGTGCGAACGTGCAGATCGACGGCCAGCAGGGCTACATCAGCACGATCATCGGCGGCCGCGCGCGCGTCGACTTCAACCACCCGCTGGCCGGCGAGGACGTCGAGTACACGTACACGATCGTCGAAGAGGTCGACGACCGCGAGCAGCAGGCCGCCGGCCTGTTCGAGATGTACCTCGGGATGGAGCCCGAACTCTGGATCGAGACGGACGAAGTCGAGGAGGAAGTCCCCGTCGAACCGGACGAGGACGAGGACGAAGACGACGAGCCCGCCGAACCCGAATTCGAGACCGAGGTCGTCGAGAAGGAGACGCTCTACCTCGAGGCCACGCCCCAGATGACGATGAACCAGCAGTGGATGATGGGCAAACAGCAGATCGGCCAGGACGTCATCGACAAGGTCGGCGTCGATCGCGTCATCGTCCAGGAGATCATCGACGGTATGGGCGGTATGGGAATGGGTGGCATGATGGGCGGTATGGGCGGCATGGGCGGCGGCGACATCGAGGACGCCCTCGAAGACGCCGACGTCGACGCGGACGAGATCGTCGAAGAACTCGAAGGCGCGGAGGAGTAA
- the cyaB gene encoding class IV adenylate cyclase, producing the protein MYEVEVKVPADLERVRARLDDVGATPTGSVVQEDTYYDAPHRSFSATDEALRIRTERSETGDGGTHITYKGPLVDDESKTREEVETAVGDAEKMDAVLTNLGFEAAATVRKERERFALDEYTITLDSVDDVGEYVEVETEVADERALESAREGAYDVLERLGLDPDDQLRTSYLELLLEA; encoded by the coding sequence ATGTACGAGGTGGAAGTGAAGGTCCCGGCCGATCTGGAGCGCGTTCGGGCCCGGCTGGACGACGTCGGGGCGACGCCGACGGGGTCCGTCGTGCAGGAAGACACCTACTACGACGCCCCCCATCGATCGTTCTCAGCGACCGACGAGGCGCTGCGGATTCGGACCGAACGCTCCGAGACGGGCGACGGCGGAACCCACATCACCTACAAGGGGCCCCTCGTCGACGACGAGTCCAAAACTCGCGAGGAAGTCGAGACCGCCGTCGGGGACGCCGAGAAGATGGACGCGGTGCTGACGAATCTCGGCTTCGAGGCGGCCGCGACGGTCCGGAAGGAACGCGAGCGATTCGCGCTCGACGAGTACACGATCACGCTGGACTCGGTCGACGACGTCGGCGAGTACGTCGAGGTCGAGACGGAGGTGGCGGACGAACGCGCCCTCGAATCGGCCCGTGAGGGTGCCTACGACGTCCTCGAACGGTTGGGCCTCGACCCCGACGATCAGCTTCGCACCTCGTACCTGGAACTCCTTCTCGAGGCCTGA
- a CDS encoding RAD55 family ATPase, protein MVGRLETGIDVLDRKLDGGLPPGCIVAYTADANSQSELLLYELTAARGTLYLTTERSDDAVRHAIETSPSEIGSPTVRHVTSDTPLEEATRLIGALPDGANLIIDTMDVLERTDTDEYVAFLNDLKTQMLETNSIAVLHCLKGNAEPDNRARTHHAADAVFDLRTKITGTELENHLSVPKFRCGGQPVEAIKLELVEEVAIDTSRDIA, encoded by the coding sequence ATGGTGGGTCGGCTGGAAACCGGAATCGACGTGTTGGATCGGAAACTCGACGGGGGGTTGCCACCGGGTTGCATCGTCGCCTATACCGCCGACGCAAACAGCCAGTCGGAGCTTCTCCTGTACGAACTGACCGCCGCACGCGGGACCCTGTATCTCACGACCGAACGCTCGGACGACGCCGTCCGGCACGCGATCGAAACCTCGCCGTCGGAGATCGGTAGCCCGACGGTCAGACACGTCACCAGTGACACGCCCCTCGAGGAGGCGACCAGACTCATCGGTGCGCTCCCGGACGGAGCGAACCTCATCATCGACACGATGGACGTGCTCGAGCGAACCGACACCGACGAGTACGTCGCCTTTCTCAACGATCTCAAGACCCAGATGCTCGAGACGAACAGCATCGCGGTGTTACACTGCCTGAAAGGGAACGCCGAACCCGACAACCGGGCGCGGACCCACCACGCAGCCGACGCCGTCTTCGATCTCCGGACCAAAATCACCGGCACCGAACTCGAAAACCACCTCTCGGTCCCCAAGTTCCGCTGCGGCGGCCAGCCCGTCGAGGCGATCAAACTCGAACTCGTGGAGGAAGTGGCGATCGACACGAGTCGGGACATCGCGTAA
- a CDS encoding extracellular solute-binding protein: MDTDAGPATRHGRRAVLATVGSATTGLVGGCLGAEDDRVRVLAAGSLAVVLEEHVGPAFEDDTGIRYEGEYHGSNAVVRMIEEPTKHPDVVISADVDLLRERLYPDHADWDVEFAANAVGIAYDPRTDVGDRLADGEPWYEVLADADPGEVAISDPDLDPLGYRAVLLFELAEREHDLEGFRASMVDRVYREPSESALLAGIEAGDRACAVCYRNMAVDHDLPFLALPDAYNFSNPVYADRYEQVTYTTADGYTATGSPIVYNATVRTDADRPEAGRTFVDYLLEDADVLAEHGLQVPDALPRRHGEPPEGLGG, translated from the coding sequence ATGGACACAGACGCCGGCCCGGCGACCCGCCACGGCCGTCGGGCCGTACTGGCCACCGTGGGAAGCGCGACGACGGGGCTCGTCGGCGGGTGTCTCGGGGCCGAAGACGATCGCGTCCGAGTGCTCGCCGCGGGCAGCCTCGCCGTCGTCCTCGAGGAACACGTGGGACCAGCCTTCGAGGACGACACCGGGATCCGGTACGAGGGCGAGTACCACGGCTCGAACGCCGTCGTGCGAATGATCGAGGAACCGACCAAACATCCCGACGTCGTGATCAGTGCGGACGTCGACCTCCTCCGGGAGCGACTCTATCCCGATCACGCCGACTGGGACGTCGAGTTCGCCGCCAACGCCGTCGGCATCGCCTACGACCCGCGGACTGACGTCGGCGACCGATTGGCCGACGGGGAGCCGTGGTACGAGGTGCTCGCGGACGCGGATCCCGGCGAGGTGGCGATCAGCGATCCGGACCTGGACCCACTCGGGTATCGCGCGGTTCTGCTCTTCGAACTCGCCGAGCGCGAGCACGACCTCGAGGGGTTCCGCGCGTCGATGGTCGATCGGGTCTATCGCGAGCCGAGCGAATCCGCGTTGCTCGCGGGCATCGAGGCCGGAGACCGGGCCTGTGCAGTGTGTTACCGGAACATGGCCGTCGACCACGACCTGCCGTTTCTCGCGTTGCCCGACGCGTACAACTTCTCGAATCCCGTGTACGCAGACCGGTACGAACAGGTGACGTATACGACCGCGGACGGCTACACCGCGACCGGGTCGCCGATCGTTTACAACGCGACGGTCCGGACCGATGCCGACCGGCCGGAGGCCGGCCGGACGTTCGTCGACTATCTCCTGGAGGACGCCGACGTGCTCGCCGAACACGGATTACAAGTGCCGGACGCGCTTCCCCGCCGTCACGGTGAGCCACCGGAGGGACTCGGCGGATGA
- a CDS encoding MFS transporter — protein MSRPSASSNRTVLAVVASTFFVGFGGGVIFPILPNLGEVLGISAFMVGLILSANRFTRLVSNAPAGALVDRVGTRKPFIAGLAIEGAATFGYVVAILSSVPAFWFMLARILWGLGSALVFATAYTITADVSEADSRGTSMGIVRAGITFGFPAGLVLGGIVSDVWGNVQAFVLAAAFAALASVVAYLIVPETHVEGEQESVKPWDVERSVPALTIGLVNFGLYFAYIGVLFSTLVLLLGERGISIFGLDAQGSSGMLMAVTVLAGAVFTLGGGVLSDSVGARVPVMLGFLATACLGFAVLAVGSRFEILVVACVLIGAGQGGVGGPLTALLADLTPEDRMGRAMGTNNVLGDVGGGLGPLVALPFAETFSFEVLYGLSAIVPLVAGGVLLAGVYSHTGRLSPTVEESAT, from the coding sequence GTGTCACGTCCCTCTGCCAGTTCGAACCGGACCGTTCTCGCCGTCGTCGCCAGCACCTTCTTCGTCGGCTTCGGCGGCGGCGTGATCTTCCCGATCCTGCCGAACCTCGGCGAAGTGCTCGGCATCTCGGCGTTCATGGTCGGACTCATCCTGAGCGCGAACCGGTTCACGAGACTGGTGAGCAACGCGCCGGCCGGGGCGCTGGTCGATCGCGTCGGGACCCGGAAACCGTTCATCGCGGGGCTGGCGATCGAGGGCGCCGCGACGTTCGGCTACGTGGTCGCGATCCTCTCTTCGGTCCCCGCGTTCTGGTTCATGCTCGCCCGGATCCTCTGGGGACTCGGGAGCGCACTCGTCTTCGCGACCGCGTACACGATCACCGCCGACGTGAGCGAGGCGGACTCGCGGGGAACGAGCATGGGTATCGTCCGGGCGGGAATTACGTTCGGCTTCCCCGCCGGTCTCGTCCTCGGCGGGATCGTCAGCGACGTCTGGGGGAACGTCCAGGCGTTCGTCCTCGCGGCCGCCTTCGCCGCGCTCGCGAGCGTCGTCGCGTACCTGATCGTCCCGGAGACCCACGTCGAGGGCGAGCAAGAGTCGGTCAAGCCGTGGGACGTCGAACGCAGCGTCCCGGCCCTGACGATCGGACTGGTCAACTTCGGGCTCTACTTCGCCTACATCGGGGTCCTGTTCTCGACGCTCGTCCTCTTGCTCGGCGAGCGGGGAATCTCGATCTTCGGCCTCGACGCGCAGGGGTCCTCGGGCATGCTGATGGCCGTGACGGTGCTCGCCGGCGCGGTGTTCACCCTCGGCGGCGGCGTCCTGAGCGATTCGGTCGGTGCACGCGTCCCCGTGATGCTCGGCTTCCTGGCGACGGCCTGTCTCGGATTCGCGGTGCTGGCCGTCGGGTCCCGGTTCGAGATCCTCGTGGTCGCGTGCGTCCTGATCGGTGCCGGCCAGGGCGGCGTCGGCGGGCCGCTGACGGCCCTGCTCGCCGATCTCACGCCCGAGGACCGGATGGGGCGTGCGATGGGGACGAACAACGTCCTCGGCGACGTCGGCGGCGGGCTCGGTCCGCTGGTGGCACTCCCGTTCGCCGAGACGTTCTCGTTCGAGGTGCTGTACGGACTCAGCGCGATCGTTCCGCTCGTCGCCGGCGGGGTTCTCCTGGCGGGCGTCTACAGCCACACCGGACGGCTGAGTCCGACCGTCGAGGAGTCCGCCACCTGA
- a CDS encoding helix-turn-helix domain-containing protein: protein MTSIADIEIPADGTGMGELFESIPSLTCEMERVIASKGHGLWLAGASQSEIEDGLDEASAIGDFALISEDEDRWLYDIEFDPETLDIFEVVLEEDGTVLSASASNGTWLLSIRFTDREGVSSLYDRLVDQDVTPTIVRLFDMTEESHSQCGLTSRQYETLVAAIDHGYFEIPREVSMQELSEELDISHQALSERLRRAYRALVTSELNVSEEETTAPPIPSN from the coding sequence ATGACCTCAATCGCAGACATCGAGATTCCGGCCGACGGAACGGGTATGGGCGAGCTGTTCGAGTCCATCCCATCGCTCACGTGCGAGATGGAACGAGTCATCGCATCGAAAGGCCACGGCCTGTGGCTGGCTGGCGCATCGCAGTCGGAGATCGAGGACGGTCTCGACGAGGCGTCGGCGATCGGCGACTTCGCGCTGATCAGCGAGGACGAGGATCGCTGGTTGTACGACATCGAGTTCGATCCCGAGACACTCGACATCTTCGAGGTCGTCCTCGAGGAAGACGGAACGGTACTGAGCGCCTCGGCCTCGAACGGGACGTGGCTGCTGAGCATCCGGTTCACCGACCGCGAGGGCGTGAGTTCGCTCTACGATCGACTCGTCGACCAGGACGTCACGCCGACGATCGTTCGCCTGTTCGACATGACGGAGGAGAGCCACTCCCAGTGTGGGCTCACCTCCCGCCAGTACGAGACGCTGGTCGCGGCGATCGATCACGGCTACTTCGAGATCCCGCGCGAGGTCTCGATGCAGGAACTCTCGGAGGAACTCGACATCTCCCACCAGGCGCTCTCGGAACGGCTCCGCCGCGCCTACCGGGCGCTCGTGACCTCCGAACTCAACGTCTCCGAAGAGGAAACGACTGCACCACCGATCCCGTCGAACTGA
- the pyrI gene encoding aspartate carbamoyltransferase regulatory subunit, giving the protein MSDDHDHHDGTDDHELRVSKIRNGTVIDHVRGGQALNVLAILGIDGSEGEEVSVGMNVPSDRLARKDIVKVEGRELSQDEVDVLSLIAPDATINIVRDYEVIEKHRVERPDVVTGVLSCPNPSCITTAGEPVTSRFEVLDDAVRCSYCETIVREEIASLIDT; this is encoded by the coding sequence ATGAGTGACGACCACGACCACCACGACGGCACCGACGATCACGAACTCCGGGTCAGCAAGATCCGCAACGGGACCGTCATCGATCACGTGCGGGGTGGCCAGGCCCTGAACGTCCTCGCGATTCTCGGCATCGACGGCAGCGAGGGCGAGGAGGTATCCGTCGGGATGAACGTCCCGTCCGATCGGCTCGCGCGCAAGGACATCGTCAAAGTCGAGGGACGGGAACTGAGCCAGGACGAGGTCGACGTCCTCTCGTTGATCGCGCCGGACGCGACGATCAACATCGTTCGCGACTACGAAGTGATCGAGAAACATCGCGTCGAACGACCGGACGTCGTCACAGGGGTCCTCTCCTGTCCGAACCCGAGCTGTATCACCACTGCCGGCGAACCGGTCACCTCCCGCTTCGAGGTGCTGGACGACGCCGTCAGGTGTTCCTACTGCGAGACGATCGTCCGGGAGGAGATCGCATCGCTGATCGACACCTGA